The Camelina sativa cultivar DH55 chromosome 14, Cs, whole genome shotgun sequence genome includes a window with the following:
- the LOC104742958 gene encoding DEAD-box ATP-dependent RNA helicase 20 isoform X2 — MKKDSDGNDSPRKLDFDGLTPFEKNFYVESQAVAAMTEAEVEEYRKLREITVEGRDIPKPVKSFRDVGFPDYVLEEIKKAGFTEPTPIQSQGWPMAMKGRDLIGIAETGSGKTLSYLLPAIVHVNAQPILAPGDGPIVLVLAPTRELAVQIQQEASKFGSSSKIKTSCIYGGVPKGPQVRDLQKGVEIVIATPGRLIDMMESNNTNLRRVTYLVLDEADRMLDMGFDPQIRKIVSHIRPDRQTLYWSATWPKEVEQLSKKFLYNPYKVIIGSSDLKANRAIRQIVDVITESQKYNKLVKLLEDIMDGSRILVFLDTKKGCDQITRQLRMDGWPALSIHGDKSQAERDWVLSEFKSGKSPIMTATDVAARGLDVKDVKYVINYDFPGSLEDYVHRIGRTGRAGAKGTAYTFFTVANARFAKELMNILEEAGQKVSPELASMGRSTAPAPPGLGGFRDRGSRRGWS; from the exons ATGAAAAAGGATAGTGATGGCAATGACTCTCCAAGGAAGCTAGATTTTGATGGTTTGACTCCTTTCGAGAAGAATTTCTATGTCGAATCGCAGGCTGTGGCGGCTATGACTGAGGCGGAAGTTGAAGAGTATCGTAAGCTGAGGGAAATTACTGTTGAAGGCCGAGATATTCCCAAACCTGTCAAGAGTTTTCGTGATGTTGGCTTTCCTG ATTATGTTTTGGAAGAGATTAAGAAGGCTGGTTTCACTGAACCTACGCCTATACAATCTCAGGGTTGGCCAATGGCAATGAAGGGACGTGATCTTATTGGCATTGCTGAAACTGGCTCTGGAAAGACTCTTTCCTATTTACTACCTGCAATTGTCCATGTCAATGCCCAACCAATTTTAG CTCCTGGGGATGGCCCAATCGTCTTGGTTCTTGCTCCAACACGTGAACTGGCTGTGCAGATTCAGCAAGAGGCATCTAAATTTGGTTCATCCTCTAAAATTAAGACTAGTTGTATTTATGGTGGAGTTCCAAAAGGGCCTCAAGTGCGTGATCTCCAGAAAG GTGTGGAAATCGTTATAGCTACTCCCGGGAGGTTAATAGACATGATGGAATCGAACAACACAAACCTGAGAAGGGTTACTTATCTTGTTTTGGATGAGGCTGATCGAATGCTGGATATGGGGTTTGACCCTCAGATTCGGAAAATTGTTTCACAT ATTCGGCCGGACCGTCAAACTTTGTACTGGAGTGCTACTTGGCCTAAGGAGGTGGAACAACTATCCAAGAAGTTtctttataacccatacaaa GTGATAATAGGATCTTCTGATTTAAAAGCTAACCGTGCAATCCGTCAAATTGTTGATGTCATTACAGAAAGCCAAAAGTATAACAA attggTGAAGTTGCTTGAAGACATAATGGATGGAAGCAGAATTCTCGTCTTCCTCGACACAAAAAAGGGCTGTGACCAAATCACTCGTCAGCTTCGCATGGATGGTTGGCCTGCTTTGTCAATACATGGTGATAAAAGCCAAGCTGAGAGAGATTGGGTTCTCTCGGAGTTTAAATCAGGCAAAAGCCCTATAATGACTGCTACAGATGTGGCAGCTCGCGGATTAG ACGTGAAAGATGTGAAGTATGTGATAAACTATGACTTCCCTGGATCACTGGAGGATTATGTTCACAGGATTGGAAGAACGGGTAGAGCAGGGGCTAAAGGAACAGCATACACTTTCTTCACAGTTGCAAATGCGAGATTCGCCAAGGAACTTATGAACATACTAGAAGAAGCTGGACAGAAAGTGAGCCCTGAATTGGCTTCAATGGGTCGCAGCACCGCTCCTGCTCCTCCAG GGCTTGGGGGATTCAGAGACCGTGGGAGCAGAAGAGGGTGGAGCTGA
- the LOC104742958 gene encoding DEAD-box ATP-dependent RNA helicase 20 isoform X1 produces MSRYDSRTGDSTSYRDRRSDSGFGGASSYGSSGSHTSSMKKDSDGNDSPRKLDFDGLTPFEKNFYVESQAVAAMTEAEVEEYRKLREITVEGRDIPKPVKSFRDVGFPDYVLEEIKKAGFTEPTPIQSQGWPMAMKGRDLIGIAETGSGKTLSYLLPAIVHVNAQPILAPGDGPIVLVLAPTRELAVQIQQEASKFGSSSKIKTSCIYGGVPKGPQVRDLQKGVEIVIATPGRLIDMMESNNTNLRRVTYLVLDEADRMLDMGFDPQIRKIVSHIRPDRQTLYWSATWPKEVEQLSKKFLYNPYKVIIGSSDLKANRAIRQIVDVITESQKYNKLVKLLEDIMDGSRILVFLDTKKGCDQITRQLRMDGWPALSIHGDKSQAERDWVLSEFKSGKSPIMTATDVAARGLDVKDVKYVINYDFPGSLEDYVHRIGRTGRAGAKGTAYTFFTVANARFAKELMNILEEAGQKVSPELASMGRSTAPAPPGLGGFRDRGSRRGWS; encoded by the exons ATGAGTCGCTACGATAGCCGTACCGGCGATTCCACCTCTTACCGTGACCGTCGAAG TGACTCAGGGTTTGGTGGGGCTTCATCGTATGGAAGCTCAGGTAGTCACACATCAAGCATGAAAAAGGATAGTGATGGCAATGACTCTCCAAGGAAGCTAGATTTTGATGGTTTGACTCCTTTCGAGAAGAATTTCTATGTCGAATCGCAGGCTGTGGCGGCTATGACTGAGGCGGAAGTTGAAGAGTATCGTAAGCTGAGGGAAATTACTGTTGAAGGCCGAGATATTCCCAAACCTGTCAAGAGTTTTCGTGATGTTGGCTTTCCTG ATTATGTTTTGGAAGAGATTAAGAAGGCTGGTTTCACTGAACCTACGCCTATACAATCTCAGGGTTGGCCAATGGCAATGAAGGGACGTGATCTTATTGGCATTGCTGAAACTGGCTCTGGAAAGACTCTTTCCTATTTACTACCTGCAATTGTCCATGTCAATGCCCAACCAATTTTAG CTCCTGGGGATGGCCCAATCGTCTTGGTTCTTGCTCCAACACGTGAACTGGCTGTGCAGATTCAGCAAGAGGCATCTAAATTTGGTTCATCCTCTAAAATTAAGACTAGTTGTATTTATGGTGGAGTTCCAAAAGGGCCTCAAGTGCGTGATCTCCAGAAAG GTGTGGAAATCGTTATAGCTACTCCCGGGAGGTTAATAGACATGATGGAATCGAACAACACAAACCTGAGAAGGGTTACTTATCTTGTTTTGGATGAGGCTGATCGAATGCTGGATATGGGGTTTGACCCTCAGATTCGGAAAATTGTTTCACAT ATTCGGCCGGACCGTCAAACTTTGTACTGGAGTGCTACTTGGCCTAAGGAGGTGGAACAACTATCCAAGAAGTTtctttataacccatacaaa GTGATAATAGGATCTTCTGATTTAAAAGCTAACCGTGCAATCCGTCAAATTGTTGATGTCATTACAGAAAGCCAAAAGTATAACAA attggTGAAGTTGCTTGAAGACATAATGGATGGAAGCAGAATTCTCGTCTTCCTCGACACAAAAAAGGGCTGTGACCAAATCACTCGTCAGCTTCGCATGGATGGTTGGCCTGCTTTGTCAATACATGGTGATAAAAGCCAAGCTGAGAGAGATTGGGTTCTCTCGGAGTTTAAATCAGGCAAAAGCCCTATAATGACTGCTACAGATGTGGCAGCTCGCGGATTAG ACGTGAAAGATGTGAAGTATGTGATAAACTATGACTTCCCTGGATCACTGGAGGATTATGTTCACAGGATTGGAAGAACGGGTAGAGCAGGGGCTAAAGGAACAGCATACACTTTCTTCACAGTTGCAAATGCGAGATTCGCCAAGGAACTTATGAACATACTAGAAGAAGCTGGACAGAAAGTGAGCCCTGAATTGGCTTCAATGGGTCGCAGCACCGCTCCTGCTCCTCCAG GGCTTGGGGGATTCAGAGACCGTGGGAGCAGAAGAGGGTGGAGCTGA